In the Sphaerodactylus townsendi isolate TG3544 linkage group LG10, MPM_Stown_v2.3, whole genome shotgun sequence genome, one interval contains:
- the TTC31 gene encoding tetratricopeptide repeat protein 31 produces the protein MPLARRGDAAVAVPPMWGLELVMQQLAVGDGGDNDDDEEEDDDEGPCRLPVVAQSQCLSCRRFSLVAGVGCLYCEGDNTDDDSFSYEDWEACSEPEEEHLLRATPVTFCGFKKSFLCDSSPPLRPADRSQDCSQLAFALPQKHRLTAEEAERNAEELVAEEERVKRKAEKKRLKKKRQKDRKRQEKRNQELDAGSQAQPAAPSDKKRGGPLTDVANVLKRRPSELEGGSSLGPSETLASPGCSSEEELEEELDLTSTFVSKARLKVSSKPPLRKEKTEKGKPVQPEKTEHQALRPGLQKTPVEQSLVLADCGNETAKCGRYWEAVLLFTEAVKLNPREYRFFGNRSFCYEKLQCYPEALHDARLALHLQPGWPKGLFRQGKALMGLKQYADAARTFEELLQVDGFRGDAATQLHRCHVQLVLRNNFAPCAAAAAPPGWSGLAQAAPPPLPGGRPLASCSPQVGGPLASFSITNSKYPMEVTAAPTSVREWFAVWVGNLTPKITQDVLLRYFQPFGPIDSIRCLPQKFCAFVNYTSREAAEAAFVALQGADVAGRKLQLQLKHPVHATPPVSKASSSSQLPVKREPAPPPTACGCPGQNATCAKGGGCSFRRLPQRGAAATKLQQS, from the exons ATGCCTCTGGCGCGCCGTGGGGACGCTGCGGTAGCGGTGCCCCCCATGTGG GGCCTGGAGCTGGTCATGCAGCAGCTGGCGGTGGGAGACGGCGGGGACAAtgacgacgacgaggaggaggacgacgacgaagGCCCCT GCCGGCTGCCGGTCGTGGCCCAGTCGCAGTGCCTGTCGTGCCGCCGCTTCTCGCTGGTGGCTGGAGTGGGCTGCCTGTACTGCGAGGGCGACAACACGGACGACGACAGCTTCAGCTACGAGGACTGGGAGGCCTGCAGCGAACCTGAGGAGGAGCATCTCCTGCGGGCGACTCCAGTGACGTTCTGTGGCTTCAAGAAGTCCTTCCTGTGCGACTCGTCTCCGCCCCTCCGGCCAGCTGACAGGAGTCAGGACTGCTCACAGCTGGCCTTTGCTCTGCCCCAGAAGCACCGGCTGACGGCTGAG GAAGCAGAAAGGAACGCAGAAGAGCTCGTGGCAGAGGAAGAGCGTGTCAAGAGGAAGGCTGAGAAGAAGAGGCTGAAGAAGAAG AGGCAGAAGGACAGGAAGAGACAGGAGAAACGTAACCAGGAGTTAGATGCAGGGAGCCAAGCTCAACCA GCTGCACCCTCAGACAAGAAGCGAGGAGGCCCTTTGACCGATGTTGCAAATGTGCTGAAACGCAGGCCTTCTGAGTTGGAAGGGGGCTCCTCCCTGGGCCCCAGCGAGACCCTGGCCTCCCCAGGCTGCAGTTCAGAGGAGGAGCTGGAG GAAGAGCTTGATCTGACCAGCACTTTTGTCTCAAAAGCTCGCCTGAAAGTGAGCTCCAAGCCCCCACTGCGCaaagagaaaacagagaaagGGAAGCCAGTCCAGCCGGAGAAGACGGAACaccag GCCCTGAGACCTGGGCTCCAGAAGACTCCTGTAGAGCAAAGCTTGGTTCTGGcag atTGTGGGAATGAGACTGCTAAGTGTGGGCGCTACTGGGAGGCCGTGCTGCTGTTCACAGAGGCTGTCAAACTGAACCCCCGGGAAtacag gtTTTTTGGCAACCGCTCCTTCTGCTATGAGAAGCTGCAGTGTTACCCAGAGGCCTTGCATGATGCCCGGCTGGCCCTTCATCTGCAGCCAGGCTGGCCCAAAGGGCTCTTCCGCCAGGGCAAAGCCCTCATGGGTCTCAA GCAATACGCAGATGCCGCCAGGACCTTCGAGGAGTTGCTGCAGGTGGACGGCTTCCGGGGCGATGCAGCCACTCAGCTGCACCGGTGCCACGTCCAGCTTGTGCTG CGGAACAACTTTGCCccgtgtgctgctgctgctgctcctcctgggtGGAGCGGCCTGGCCCAGGCGGCCCCCCCGCCTTTGCCTG GAGGCCGGCCCTTGGCAAGCTGCAGCCCCCAGGTTGGGGGGCCTCTGGCCTCGTTCAGCATCACCAATTCAAAGTACCCCATGGAAGTGACAGCTGCACCCACCTCTGTCAG GGAGTGGTTTGCTGTCTGGGTGGGGAACCTcacgcccaagatcacccaggacgTCCTGCTGCGCTACTTCCAGCC GTTTGGGCCCATCGACTCCATCCGCTGCCTCCCGCAGAAGTTCTGTGCCTTCGTCAACTACACATCCCGGGAAGCGGCTGAGGCGGCCTTCGTGGCCTTGCAG GGTGCAGACGTGGCAGGCCGGAAGCTGCAGCTGCAGTTGAAGCACCCggtgcatgccaccccacccgtGAGCAAGGCCTCTAGCAGCAGCCAGCTGCCTGTGAAGAG GGAGCCGGCTCCCCCTCCCACGGCCTGCGGGTGCCCTGGACAGAATGCCACTTGTGCCAAAGGGGGCGGCTGCTCTTTTAGACGTCTCCCCCAGAGAGGAGCTGCAGCAACGAAGCTGCAGCAGTCTTGA
- the LOC125440258 gene encoding programmed cell death protein 4-like, with product MSASTLPAGSAELPRGPRRPFPPAAGESDELAEEEPMDGGGGGGEGGRAWSPPEKALHEARLKAKAKRRLRRTSSRDAAAREVLPEGAQPGPDPSSPPPPGKGHDRRSRAGKGRGLPKKGGAGGKGVWGAPGVVYAYQEPDARDPNYDEAAQGDTVYATVEPELEEEDLKKNVQPMVLEYFEHGDPLEVVELLRGLNLGGHKAAVPSLAVALSLEGKASHRELTSRLLSDLVGKLLSAEDVAAAFDGMLQDLPDLILDTPEAPQMLGQFIARAVADHALPLDFLERYKGRVDCEHARAALDRAAVLLRIKRDVNRLDNVWGVGGGQRPVRHLIKEMNLLLQEYLLSGDMSEAEHCLRQLEVPHFHHELIYEAVVMVLESSGETAVAMMMKLLKVLWETGLVTLDQMNRGFQRVYGELGDISLDVPLAHSILERLVDLCFEEGVITKQLRDACPARGRKRFVSEGDGGQIKQ from the exons ATGTCCGCCTCGACCCTCCCGGCAGGCTCCGCCGAGCTGCCGCGCGGCCCCCGCCGCCCCTTCCCGCCG GCCGCCGGCGAGAGTGACGAGCTGGCCGAGGAGGAGCCGatggacggcggcggcggcggcggcgagggggGCCGGGCCTGGAGCCCCCCGGAGAAGGCCCTGCACGAGGCGCGCCTGAAGGCCAAGGCCAAGCGCCGCCTCCGACGCACCTCCTCCCGCGACGCCGCGGCCCGCGAGGTCCTCCCGGAGGGAGCCCAGCCCGGCCCCGACCCCAGCAGCCCGCCCCCCCCGGGCAAGGGCCACGACCGCCGCTCCCGCGCGGGCAAAGGCCGCGGCCTGCCCAAGAAAG GTGGCGCCGGCGGCAAAGGCGTCTGGGGGGCGCCCGGAGTGGTCTACGCCTACCAGGAGCCCGACGCGCGGGACCCCAACTACGACGAGGCGGCGCAG GGCGACACCGTGTATGCCACAGTGGAGCCTGAGCTGGAAGAGGAGGACCTGAAGAAGAACGTGCAGCCCATGGTGCTGGAGTACTTTGAGCACGGAGACCCCCTGGAGGTtgtg GAGCTGCTCCGGGGCCTGAACTTGGGGGGCCACAAAGCAGCGGTGCCCTCCCTGGCCGTGGCGCTGTCTCTGGAGGGGAAGGCCAGCCACAGGGAGCTGACGTCGCGCCTGCTGTCTGACCTGGTGGGGAAGCTGCTCAGCGCCGAGGACGTGGCCGCCGCCTTCGATGGCATGCTGCAGGACCTCCCTGATCTGATTCTGGACACGCCGGAGGCCCCCCAG ATGCTGGGCCAGTTCATCGCTCGGGCTGTGGCCGACCACGCCCTGCCTCTCGACTTCCTCGAACGCTACAAGGGGCGTGTCGACTGTGAACATGCTCG ggctgcCCTGGATCGCGCTGCTGTCCTCTTGCGGATCAAGCGAGACGTCAACCGCTTGGACAacgtgtggggggtggggggcggccaGAGACCTGTCAGGCACCTGATTAAGGAG ATGAACCTGCTGCTCCAGGAGTACCTGCTTTCAGGAGACATGTCAGAGGCTGAGCATTGCCTGCGCCAGCTTGAGGTGCCCCACTTCCACCACGAGCTCATCTATGAG GCTGTGGTGATGGTGCTGGAGTCCTCGGGCGAGACGGCCGTGGCCATGATGATGAAGCTCTTGAAGGTGCTCTGGGAGACGGGGCTGGTGACCCTGGACCAGATGAACAGG GGCTTCCAGCGGGTGTATGGCGAACTTGGAGACATCAGCCTGGACGTCCCTCTGGCCCACAGCATCCTGGAGCGCCTGGTGGACCTGTGCTTTGAGGAGGGGGTCATCACCAAGCAGCTGAGGGACGCCTGCCCTGCCCG GGGACGGAAGCGCTTCGTCAGCGAAGGAGACGGTGGACAAATCAAGCAGTGA
- the CCDC142 gene encoding coiled-coil domain-containing protein 142 isoform X2, with protein sequence MARKSPAADTLLPPLSALAGPRKVAPAWGEEAEPGSSSRTTLAKSLQTAEALLRHCIHPNWRRLLPLRPTEDPEDSDEEEETTGGVAHLAQVERSFLGLSRSLCVREDLRTETFQGHVRPELPQAAFSYHAVWSGAARRCATMHALLQQHHNLRLARHYSRRLKAASDFVRRLRTAERSLLLPSGRQEADSGRLLRGLCEQLRTHTAHWDALQRHMRSDPWLRPLLLLRHEVVLRMKQALSLLALQALCLSERCLEALLRHLAHTTCLSAAPLSDFFQGLEIYNQVLRDQPRQPLWAEPGCSSGLRREPRGASAFPVDRVLGILAAERGQRAARKLCQLLLGLQARARSGEAATSWEGFLEPGLLAAAPQAGEGAPSLSAELQALCHVEEEHLLWILGKLVASTGSLWHHLLRRPNQERPPGGLEESHGPGGSDSASLPAWKTVHWLDASYSEAAGGLYAQCCPLLWSATAVALAHQLEVRLPMAQFQGRTVATLGQQLGHAPFHACVPRESTEELRGLFLRLLLREVLRHWDQDFCRALGSSLTDKCVAVPPRATEASCSRTAQLLHSLSLPLAFSLQCWDAWSPLSTAGHCLLGPAGCRLVLLSLSAAASQASCYWALGKASQHLAAGSLSPFLLVTQGDLQLLKTQASRLAALATADPSREEGKGGPLVSQQEQELCQQVDSMAASLQDFAQDALRLFSSECRRMAGEIFGQTMPLGKHWRLARQADVPCSPSEYASAATQAVLGQVLQGLQPLPREVQEPTLSQVTTAFLEAWLDHILTQKVRFSLQGALQLKQDFELVRELLQSEEAGLPAETRQRLLSLRVFQQVDNAVTCLLQQPGKASLPCQTWDALHQCCAYNGTRMQDGVPSSLNSLESLEGLPAHSRAAGESQPGDLLGCSPETYLSPHQQEWLALRLHGGRRWKVPGLPCMCRAAEP encoded by the exons atggCACGCAAGTCACCAGCTGCGGATACCCTTCTGCCACCCCTCAGCGCGCTGGCAGGGCCCAGGAAGGTGGCGCCGGCTTGGGGAGAGGAGGCCGAGCCAG ggtCCAGCTCCCGGACGACTTTGGCGAAATCCTTGCAGACCGCTGAAGCTCTGCTGCGCCACTGCATTCACCCCAACTGGAGGCGCCTGCTGCCGCTGCGTCCCACCGAAGACCCTGAAGACAGtgacgaggaggaggagacgacagGAGGCGTGGCCCACCTGGCCCAGGTGGAACGCAGCTTCCTGGGGCTCAGCCGCAGCCTTTGCGTGCGAGAGGATCTGCGGACCGAGACGTTCCAGGGCCATGTGCGCCCAGAGCTGCCCCAGGCGGCCTTCTCGTACCACGCGGTGTGGAGCGGCGCAGCCCGCCGGTGTGCCACCATGCATGCTCTGCTGCAGCAGCACCACAACTTGCGCCTGGCCCGCCACTACAGCCGGCGACTCAAGGCCGCCTCGGACTTTGTGCGCCGCCTGAGGACTGCGGAGCGTTctctgcttctgcccagcggTAGGCAGGAGGCCGACTCGGGGCGGCTGCTGCGGGGACTGTGTGAACAGCTGCGCACCCACACCGCTCACTGGGATGCACTGCAGCGGCACATGCGCAGTGACCCTTGGCTGCGGCCCTTGCTTCTCCTGAGGCACGAGGTGGTGCTGCGCATGAAGCAGGCCCTCTCTCTGCTGGCCCTGCAGGCCCTCTGCCTTTCAGAGCGCTGCCTAGAGGCCCTGCTGCGCCACCTGGCTCACACCACCTGCCTGTCCGCGGCACCGCTCTCCGATTTCTTCCAGGGGCTGGAAATCTACAACCAGGTGTTGAGAGACCAGCCACGGCAGCCACTGTGGGCGGAGCCAGGATGCAGCTCAGGTCTGCGAAGAGAGCCCAGAGGAGCCTCTGCCTTCCCCGTGGACAGAGTTCTGGGCATCTTGGCGGCAGAGAGAGGCCAGCGGGCGGCCCGCAAGCTCTGCCAGCTGCTCCTCGGGCTGCAGGCGCGGGCCAGAAGCGGGGAAGCGGCGACGTCTTGGGAGGGCTTTCTTGAGCCAGGGCTCCTGGCAGCGGCCCCGCAGGCTGGCGAGGGCGCCCCCAGCCTCTCTGCAGAGTTGCAAGCCCTGTGCCACGTAGAGGAAGAGCACCTGCTGTGGATCCTGGGGAAGTTGGTGGCCTCCACTGGCAGCCTGTGGCACCACCTCCTCCGTAGGCCCAACCAGGAAAGGCCCCCCGGGGGCCTGGAGGAGTCTCATGGGCCGGGGGGGTCTGACTCCGCTTCCCTGCCTGCTTGGAAGACCGTGCACTGGCTGGACGCTTCCTACTCGGAGGCTGCTGGGGGGCTGTACGCGCAATGctgccccctcctctggagtgccaCTGCCGTTGCCCTAGCCCACCAGCTGGAGGTCCGTTTGCCCATGGCACAGTTCCAGGGAAGGACAGTGGCCACGCTGGGCCAGCAACTTGGCCACGCCCCGTTCCACG CCTGCGTCCCCCGAGAGAGCACGGAAGAGCTGAGGGGCCTGTTTCTACGGCTGCTGCTGCGTGAAGTCCTCAGGCACTGGGACCAAG ACTTCTGCCGGGCGCTGGGCTCCAGCCTGACTGATAAATGTGTGGCCGTGCCACCCCGGGCCACGGAGGCGTCGTGCAGCCGCACAGCTCAGCTGCTCCACAGCCTTTCCTTGCCCTTGGCCTTCTCCCTGCAGTGCTGGGATGCCTGGTCCCCGCTGAGCACCG CCGGCCACTGCCTCCTCGGGCCCGCAGGCTGCCGCTTGGTCCTGCTGTCCCTGTCCGCCGCTGCCAGCCAGGCCTCCTGCTACTGGGCCCTGGGCAAAGCCTCCCAGCACTTGGCGGCCGGCTCCCTCAGCCCGTTTCTGCTCGTCACCCAAGGAGACTTGCAG CTGCTGAAGACACAGGCGAGCAGGCTAGCGGCTCTGGCGACCGCAGACCCTTCccgggaggaagggaagggtggtCCCCTCGTCTCCCAGCAGGAGCAAGAGCTGTGCCAGCAGGTCGACTCTATGGCAGCCAGCCTACAG GATTTCGCCCAGGACGCCCTGAGGCTGTTCTCCTCGGAGTGCAGGCGCATGGCAGGGGAGATCTTTGGGCAAACCATGCCCCTGGGCAAGCACTGGCGCCTCGCCCGCCAAGCAG ACGTGCCTTGCTCCCCCAGCGAGTACGCCTCCGCGGCCACCCAGGCTGTCCTGggccaagtcctgcagggcctccAGCCGCTGCCCCGCGAGGTCCAGGAGCCGACCCTCAGCCAGGTCACCACCGCCTTCCTGGAAGCCTGGCTGGACCACATCCTGACTCAGAAGGTCAGGTTCAG CCTGCAGGGCGCCCTTCAGTTGAAGCAGGACTTTGAGCTGGTGAGGGAGCTGCTGCAGTCCGAGGAGGCCGGGCTCCCTGCAGAGACCAGGCAGCGGCTGCTCTCCCTCCGCGTCTTCCAGCAGGTGGACAACGCCGTcacctgcctcctgcagcagcccggcaaggcctccctgccctgccagaCCTGGGACGCCCTCCACCAGTGCT GCGCCTACAACGGCACTCGCATGCAGGACGGCGTCCCCAGCAGCCTCAACAGTCTGGAGAGCTTGGAAGGGCTGCCTGCCCATTCCAGGGCTGCCGGGGAGAGCCAGCCGGGGGACCTGCTCGGCTGCAGCCCGGAGACCTACCTCAGCCCCCACCAGCAGGAATGGCTGGCGCTGCGGCTGCACGGGGGCCGACGCTGGAAAGTGCCTGGCCTGCCCTGCATGTGCAGAGCGGCAGAGCCCTGA
- the CCDC142 gene encoding coiled-coil domain-containing protein 142 isoform X1 translates to MEEDAVTQSHKTPPPLEGIEAIFLLFMARKSPAADTLLPPLSALAGPRKVAPAWGEEAEPGSSSRTTLAKSLQTAEALLRHCIHPNWRRLLPLRPTEDPEDSDEEEETTGGVAHLAQVERSFLGLSRSLCVREDLRTETFQGHVRPELPQAAFSYHAVWSGAARRCATMHALLQQHHNLRLARHYSRRLKAASDFVRRLRTAERSLLLPSGRQEADSGRLLRGLCEQLRTHTAHWDALQRHMRSDPWLRPLLLLRHEVVLRMKQALSLLALQALCLSERCLEALLRHLAHTTCLSAAPLSDFFQGLEIYNQVLRDQPRQPLWAEPGCSSGLRREPRGASAFPVDRVLGILAAERGQRAARKLCQLLLGLQARARSGEAATSWEGFLEPGLLAAAPQAGEGAPSLSAELQALCHVEEEHLLWILGKLVASTGSLWHHLLRRPNQERPPGGLEESHGPGGSDSASLPAWKTVHWLDASYSEAAGGLYAQCCPLLWSATAVALAHQLEVRLPMAQFQGRTVATLGQQLGHAPFHACVPRESTEELRGLFLRLLLREVLRHWDQDFCRALGSSLTDKCVAVPPRATEASCSRTAQLLHSLSLPLAFSLQCWDAWSPLSTAGHCLLGPAGCRLVLLSLSAAASQASCYWALGKASQHLAAGSLSPFLLVTQGDLQLLKTQASRLAALATADPSREEGKGGPLVSQQEQELCQQVDSMAASLQDFAQDALRLFSSECRRMAGEIFGQTMPLGKHWRLARQADVPCSPSEYASAATQAVLGQVLQGLQPLPREVQEPTLSQVTTAFLEAWLDHILTQKVRFSLQGALQLKQDFELVRELLQSEEAGLPAETRQRLLSLRVFQQVDNAVTCLLQQPGKASLPCQTWDALHQCCAYNGTRMQDGVPSSLNSLESLEGLPAHSRAAGESQPGDLLGCSPETYLSPHQQEWLALRLHGGRRWKVPGLPCMCRAAEP, encoded by the exons ATGGAGGAGGATGCTGTGACCCAGAGCCACAAAACGCCGCCGCCTCTGGAG GGGATCGAGgccatcttcctcctcttcatggCACGCAAGTCACCAGCTGCGGATACCCTTCTGCCACCCCTCAGCGCGCTGGCAGGGCCCAGGAAGGTGGCGCCGGCTTGGGGAGAGGAGGCCGAGCCAG ggtCCAGCTCCCGGACGACTTTGGCGAAATCCTTGCAGACCGCTGAAGCTCTGCTGCGCCACTGCATTCACCCCAACTGGAGGCGCCTGCTGCCGCTGCGTCCCACCGAAGACCCTGAAGACAGtgacgaggaggaggagacgacagGAGGCGTGGCCCACCTGGCCCAGGTGGAACGCAGCTTCCTGGGGCTCAGCCGCAGCCTTTGCGTGCGAGAGGATCTGCGGACCGAGACGTTCCAGGGCCATGTGCGCCCAGAGCTGCCCCAGGCGGCCTTCTCGTACCACGCGGTGTGGAGCGGCGCAGCCCGCCGGTGTGCCACCATGCATGCTCTGCTGCAGCAGCACCACAACTTGCGCCTGGCCCGCCACTACAGCCGGCGACTCAAGGCCGCCTCGGACTTTGTGCGCCGCCTGAGGACTGCGGAGCGTTctctgcttctgcccagcggTAGGCAGGAGGCCGACTCGGGGCGGCTGCTGCGGGGACTGTGTGAACAGCTGCGCACCCACACCGCTCACTGGGATGCACTGCAGCGGCACATGCGCAGTGACCCTTGGCTGCGGCCCTTGCTTCTCCTGAGGCACGAGGTGGTGCTGCGCATGAAGCAGGCCCTCTCTCTGCTGGCCCTGCAGGCCCTCTGCCTTTCAGAGCGCTGCCTAGAGGCCCTGCTGCGCCACCTGGCTCACACCACCTGCCTGTCCGCGGCACCGCTCTCCGATTTCTTCCAGGGGCTGGAAATCTACAACCAGGTGTTGAGAGACCAGCCACGGCAGCCACTGTGGGCGGAGCCAGGATGCAGCTCAGGTCTGCGAAGAGAGCCCAGAGGAGCCTCTGCCTTCCCCGTGGACAGAGTTCTGGGCATCTTGGCGGCAGAGAGAGGCCAGCGGGCGGCCCGCAAGCTCTGCCAGCTGCTCCTCGGGCTGCAGGCGCGGGCCAGAAGCGGGGAAGCGGCGACGTCTTGGGAGGGCTTTCTTGAGCCAGGGCTCCTGGCAGCGGCCCCGCAGGCTGGCGAGGGCGCCCCCAGCCTCTCTGCAGAGTTGCAAGCCCTGTGCCACGTAGAGGAAGAGCACCTGCTGTGGATCCTGGGGAAGTTGGTGGCCTCCACTGGCAGCCTGTGGCACCACCTCCTCCGTAGGCCCAACCAGGAAAGGCCCCCCGGGGGCCTGGAGGAGTCTCATGGGCCGGGGGGGTCTGACTCCGCTTCCCTGCCTGCTTGGAAGACCGTGCACTGGCTGGACGCTTCCTACTCGGAGGCTGCTGGGGGGCTGTACGCGCAATGctgccccctcctctggagtgccaCTGCCGTTGCCCTAGCCCACCAGCTGGAGGTCCGTTTGCCCATGGCACAGTTCCAGGGAAGGACAGTGGCCACGCTGGGCCAGCAACTTGGCCACGCCCCGTTCCACG CCTGCGTCCCCCGAGAGAGCACGGAAGAGCTGAGGGGCCTGTTTCTACGGCTGCTGCTGCGTGAAGTCCTCAGGCACTGGGACCAAG ACTTCTGCCGGGCGCTGGGCTCCAGCCTGACTGATAAATGTGTGGCCGTGCCACCCCGGGCCACGGAGGCGTCGTGCAGCCGCACAGCTCAGCTGCTCCACAGCCTTTCCTTGCCCTTGGCCTTCTCCCTGCAGTGCTGGGATGCCTGGTCCCCGCTGAGCACCG CCGGCCACTGCCTCCTCGGGCCCGCAGGCTGCCGCTTGGTCCTGCTGTCCCTGTCCGCCGCTGCCAGCCAGGCCTCCTGCTACTGGGCCCTGGGCAAAGCCTCCCAGCACTTGGCGGCCGGCTCCCTCAGCCCGTTTCTGCTCGTCACCCAAGGAGACTTGCAG CTGCTGAAGACACAGGCGAGCAGGCTAGCGGCTCTGGCGACCGCAGACCCTTCccgggaggaagggaagggtggtCCCCTCGTCTCCCAGCAGGAGCAAGAGCTGTGCCAGCAGGTCGACTCTATGGCAGCCAGCCTACAG GATTTCGCCCAGGACGCCCTGAGGCTGTTCTCCTCGGAGTGCAGGCGCATGGCAGGGGAGATCTTTGGGCAAACCATGCCCCTGGGCAAGCACTGGCGCCTCGCCCGCCAAGCAG ACGTGCCTTGCTCCCCCAGCGAGTACGCCTCCGCGGCCACCCAGGCTGTCCTGggccaagtcctgcagggcctccAGCCGCTGCCCCGCGAGGTCCAGGAGCCGACCCTCAGCCAGGTCACCACCGCCTTCCTGGAAGCCTGGCTGGACCACATCCTGACTCAGAAGGTCAGGTTCAG CCTGCAGGGCGCCCTTCAGTTGAAGCAGGACTTTGAGCTGGTGAGGGAGCTGCTGCAGTCCGAGGAGGCCGGGCTCCCTGCAGAGACCAGGCAGCGGCTGCTCTCCCTCCGCGTCTTCCAGCAGGTGGACAACGCCGTcacctgcctcctgcagcagcccggcaaggcctccctgccctgccagaCCTGGGACGCCCTCCACCAGTGCT GCGCCTACAACGGCACTCGCATGCAGGACGGCGTCCCCAGCAGCCTCAACAGTCTGGAGAGCTTGGAAGGGCTGCCTGCCCATTCCAGGGCTGCCGGGGAGAGCCAGCCGGGGGACCTGCTCGGCTGCAGCCCGGAGACCTACCTCAGCCCCCACCAGCAGGAATGGCTGGCGCTGCGGCTGCACGGGGGCCGACGCTGGAAAGTGCCTGGCCTGCCCTGCATGTGCAGAGCGGCAGAGCCCTGA